The Streptomyces sp. NBC_00576 genome contains the following window.
AGGCGGCGAGTTCGGCGTACGTCAGCGAGCGGGCGCCGAACCGCAGGGCGGGCCGCTCGGCGGTGTCGGTCGAGTCACCGGTCGGGTCATCGGTCAGTCCGGGGAAGAGAGAGGACACGCGTCGTACTCCTTAACTCGTCACATCGTCGTACAGGCGCCGTGGTGCTCGGCGGTCACGCCCAGCCGGGTACCACCAGCACCAGCCACACCACCGCAGGAACCACGGCCACCACGATTCCTCCGTACACCATCAGCTGCCGGAAGAAGCGCTCGCGGTCGACATCCGGTGCCGAGGCCAGCACCAGCGCGCCGTTCGTCGAGAACGGACTCACGTCCACGACCGTCGCCGACACCGCCAGTGCCGCCACCATTCCGACCGCCCCGATTTCTCCCTGCGCCAGGAACGGTACCGCCAGCGGAATCAGCGCCCCCATGATGCCGACGGAGGACGCGAACGCCGAGATCAGCGCGCCGATGTAGCAGAGGAGCACCGCTGCCAGCAGCGGCACACCGATGTCGCCGACACCCTCGCCGGCCCAGGTGATGGTGCCCATCTCCTGCAACACGCCGACGTAGGTGAGGACACCGCAGATCACCAGGACGGTCGTCCAGGCGATCTGTCCCACGGCCTTGCGGCTGTCCTCGGGCCAGCAGGCGGCGAGTACGACGGCGACCGTGATGGCGGTGAGCCCGGCGTCGAGGTCGAAGGCGAGCACGGCGACGACGAGGGCGACGAGCCCGGCGAGGGTGGCGATGCGGGCGGGGGTGAGGAGAAGGGCTTCCTCCGCCCGTACGGAGACTCCGCCTTCTGCACGGACGGAGACGCCGCCGCCCCCGTCGACGGCGCGGTCCTTGCCGACCCCGCCGCCTTCCCCGCTCCCGACATCCTCGCTGCCACGGTTGTCCCCGACGCTCGCGCGGCTCAGCTTCAGCCCGCCGAACAGCACGAACACCACTGCCGCGATCGCGAGGTTGACGAAGAGGGAGGCGAGGAAGAGGGTGATCTCGTTGCCGGGAAGCTTCTCCTTCTCGACGATCCCGTTGACGATCGACCCGTAGATACTGATGGGCGAGAAGCCGCCGCCCTGGGCCCCGTGCACGACCATCGCGCCCATCAGCAAGGGGCTGATGCCGTACTGCGCGGCGAAACTCAGCGCGATCGGCGCCACGATGGCGACGGCGGCCGGACTGACCGCGCCGATCGCGGTGAGCGCCCCCGTCAGCACGAACATCACCCACGGAATGAGTACGACCCGGCCGCGCACCAGCCGGACCGAGGCGTGCACGAGCCAGTCGGTGGTGCCGTTGGCCCGGCCGATCGCGAACAGATAGGTCACTCCGACCAGCACGACGAAGAGGGAGCCGGGAAACCCGGCGAAGATCGTGTCGGTGTCGAGGTCGGCCACGAGCTCGCCCACCCCGAAAGCGGCGGCGAACGCGAGCGCGCCCATGTTGATGGAGCGGGTCGTGGCGATCACGAACACCACGACCAGCACGAGGATCGAAATCAGTTCGGCGGACATACGGGCTTCCCGTCCTTGGGTCCCTTGTCGACGAGGGGGCGATGAGGGGTGATGGGGGTGATGGGGTGTTGGTAGGGCGACGTCAGGAAGTGGCTGAGTGGTCCAGCCGTAAGTGGCTCAGTGGCTAAGTGGCTGAACCACATTGAGTGTCGGTCTCGGCCAGCGTCAAGAGACCTGACGCAAATTGGCTCAGCCACGCAGCCACGCAGCCACTCAGCCACTCAGCCACAAGACCACTCAGCCACAAGACCACTGAGCCACTCATCCACAGAGCATCCGAACTGGCGGCTACCCAGTGTTACGCTGCGGCCGACGTGAGGGGGAATGGGCATGACTGACGCATTGCGCCCGGTGGAAGCCAAGACGCGCCTGTACGAGCAGGTGCTCGACCGGCTGCGCAACTATGCCGTCGAGGGAGGTCTCGGGGCCGGTGACCGGCTTCCCCCCGAGCGTGATCTGGCTGCCCGGCTGGGCGTCAGTCGTGCCTCCGTGAAGCAGGCCATCGTCGTGCTGGAGGTTCAGGGGCTGGTCGAGGTTCGGCACGGAGGCGGTACGTATCTCGTGCGGGACAGCCTCGACGTCGAACCCGTGGAACGGCTCGTCGAGCGTCGGCGCCGGCTGCCCGACGTACTCGACGCCCGCGAGGCCCTGGAGACCAAGCTCGCCGAACTGGCCGCCGAGCGCCGCACGCAGGAGGACATCGACGAGCTGCGTGCCGCACTCGGCGTCATGGGGGAGGAGATCGACCAGGGCGCCGACGGCGTGGAGGGGGACCGCCGCTTCCACGCTGCGGTCACGGCCGCGGCGCACAGCGGCATCCTCGCCGAGTTCATGCGGTCGATCGCCGACCAGATCACCGAGAGTCGCCACGAGTCCCTGCGCCAACCGGGTCGCCCCGTACGCTCCCTGGCCCAGCACATGGCCATCTTCGACGCGATCGAGGCCGGACAGCCGCGGCAGGCCGCCGCTGCGATGCGACGGCATGTGCGGACGGTGGCGAAGGTGCGGTTGCTGGACTGGGATCCGGAGGACGACGACTCGTAGCCCGTGATGACCCTGCTCCTCGGGGAGTAATTGGGGGCCGGGGACCCCGCCCCCCAACAGGACTGCTTACCACGGGCGTTGAGACAGCAGTGAGAGCTACCATCTCCACGGCGTCGTCAACCGTCTGCGCCTGGGCGTTTCATCCGGAGCGATCATGCCGACTGAAGGCCGTGGTGAGACAGCGGTGTGGGCGAAGGTCCTCGCTGTGATCGTTCTCCTTGTCCTCATACCTCTGGTGATCTTTTCCATGGTCTCCTTCCAGGGGTCGGGCGCATTCCCTTGGTGAGTGCGGCTCTCGGCGAGACCGGGTAGCCGCCCGGAAGTCCAGCCAGTGCAGCCGGGCCCTGCCCATCGCCCATCGCTCCCGCTCTACTGCACCTGCATCCGGCCTCCGCCGCCCCGAACCACATCCGCCACCACGCAACTCACGTTGTCAGGACCCCCGTTGGCGTTCGCGGCCTCGATGAGGGCGGCTGTGGTCGCGTCCGGGTCGCCGATGGTGGTGAGGAGGTGCTGGATGGTGTTCTCCGGTACGGCCCTGGTCAGGCCGTCGGAGCAGAGGAGGTAGCGGTCGCCGGCCTGGGCGTCGTGCAGGCGCAGGTCGGGGGAAGCGGGAGCGCGTGTCAACGCCTTGACGAGCAGGGTGCGTTGGGGGTGGGTGGCGGCCTCCTCGGGGGTCAGCCGACCCTCGTCGATCAGCGACTGGACCAGCGTGTGGTCGTGGGTGATGAGGAAGAGTTCGCCGTCGCGCAGGAGGTACGCGCGGCTGTCTCCGATGTGTACGAGGGCGAGGCGCGAGCCGGTCCACACCATCGCGGTGAGGGTGGTACCGACGTCGTCCGTCTTCTCGTCCCCTGTTTTCTCGTGCTCGGTCTCGGCGATGTCCCGGACCGCCTGGGTGGCGCCCTGGACCGCGTCCTCCAGGAGGTTCAGGACGCTGCCGGCGGTGAGCGGTTCGGCGTCCAGGAACTTCAGGGCCTCGACCGCGGCGGCGCCTGCCGGTGCGCCCCCGGGGCCGAAGCCGTCGGCGACAGCCAGGACGCGTGAACCGGCGTATGCCGTGTCCTGGTTGGCCGTGCGGACCAGACCGATGTCGGTGCGGGCGGCGTAACGGAGTTCGAGGAGATTGGTGCTTGCCATGGGATGTGGGTCCTTCCTCGGCGGTGTCGAGAGGTGGTCGACGAGGAACGTGGCGAGATCCCGCCGGGTCGCGGTCTCCGCCTCGACCCGTGCCCAGAAGGCGCGGATCTCCTGGGCGGCGGCCGGCGGCTCCATGGCCCTGACCTGCCGGATACGGGCCAACGGCATCCCCAGCCGGCGCAGCCAGGCCACCAGCCGGGCCTGCTCCAACTGCTCGGGCGCGTAGTAGCGGTATCCGGTGTCGGGGTCGACGTGGGCAGGGCGGAGCAGGTCCAGTTCGTCGTAGAGCCGCAGCGCCTTCGGCGACAGCCGGCACGCCCTGGCGAATGCCCCGATGGTCAGCATCTCCGGCTTCACCGTGAAGCACCCCGTTTCCTGGTTTCCTGGTCCCGGTTTTCCGCCGGGTTCCTCGTTCCGCCACCGATGCTGCGGCTTCACCGAAGGTGAAGGTCAAGCGCTTGTTAACCTTCACCCGATATCGCTTTCAGTGGTGAACCAGCAGTACGCGCCTTACAGCACGCCTTACAACACGCCTTACAGCACGCTTTACCGAGGGAGTCCCCGTGGTCCGCATCGCGATCGTCACCTACGACCCCCGTCCGGAGACCAGCAAGGACCGGGATTTGCCGGTCCTGGTACGGGAGTTGGTCGCAGCGGGGGCCGACGCGGCCGGCGTCTTCTGGGACGACCCCGAGGTCGACTGGGCCTCCTTCGATCTCGCCGTGGTCCGGTCCACCTGGGACTACAGCTGGCGGGCGGAGGAGTTCGCGGGCTGGCTGGAGCGGTGCGGGAAGGTCACGCGGGTCGCGAATCCGGTCGGTGTGCTGCGCTGGAACATGGACAAGCGGTACCTCGGTGAACTGGCCGCTGCCGGCGTCCCCACGGTTCCCACCAGCTACCTGGCCCCCGGCGACGCCCCCGACCTCCCCGACGACCGCGAGTACGTCGTCAAGCCCACCTCCGGCGCCGGCGCCCGCTACGCCGCCCGCTACACACCCGAGGACCGGGAGACGGCCGTACGGCATCTCGCGCGCATGCACGCCGAGGGGTTCACCGCGATGGTGCAGCCGTATGTCGGAAGCATCGACGTCACCGGGGAGCGTGCCCTGCAGTTCTTCGGCGGTCGTTTTCTGCACGCCAGCCGCAAGGGGGCCGTACTGGCTGCCGGTACGGCGTACGACGACGACAAGGTCGCCCATCCCGACCTTGAGGTCTGGACGCCCACCCCGGCCGAACTCGCCGTAGCCGAAAGGGCGTTGGCCGCTGTGCCGGACAACTCCGGTCTCCTGTACGCCCGTGTCGACCTCGTCCTCGGCGATGATGGTGAACCCCGGGTCATGGAACTGGAGTTGATCGAGCCGAACCTGTTTCTCGATCTCCACCCGGACTCCGTACCAGTGGTCGTGCAGGCTGTCCTGCGGGCCGCCGTCGGCCGGTAGGGAGCGTCGGACCCGTCAGTCCTTGACCGCCACCCGCTGCAGCAGTCCCCAGGTGAACTCCGCCACGTACTCCCGCCGCAGCCCCGCCCCGTCCGGCGCGGTGAACGCCAGACCCCAGCGGGTCGGGGCCGTTCCCTCCAGGGGGCGCGCGGGGGTGAACGCGCGGGCGACCTCGTCGACCGTGCAGGACCATGGGCGCAGGTCGGCAGGCGTGTGGAGTTCGGGGGCGGGGGCGCCCGGCGTTCGTACCAGCCATTCGTTCCAGGCCACGCCGTTCGGGGCCACGAGCACCTCGAAGCGCAGGTCGGGCCAGAGGGGGACCGGCCACAGCCAGGCCTCGCACTCCAGGTCGCCGATCCTGCGGGGCGTCACCGACTCGGGGGCGCCGAGGACCGAGCGGTACCGGCCGGCGGCGGCGCGGGCGCGTGGGGAGCGCAGCATCGCCTGCCAGCGTTTGTTGGCCTCGCGCATGTCCGCGATCGACACGCCCAGCTCGTGACGGGCGTCCTCCACCAGGTCCGGGTTGTGGTCGGCCATGCGGCGCAGCAGCACCAGCTGGAAGTCGATAACCGTGAACATGTGAACCATCGTCTCGTACCGGCCGGGAGACGAGGACGGTCACGGACGGCAACGAAGCCATCGCACGCCCATTGCCCGTCCGGGCCCTTGTGGCTAGCCTGTCCTCTGTTCGTCATGCCGATCGTCTGTTGAAATCTCGAACGTCGTCGCGATGCGTCGAGATCGAATACACCCTGAACACAAGAGAGGGGGCCGTCATGGGACGCCTCGTACCTGCCGTGACCCGGGCTCTCGACATTCTTGAGCTCTTCCTGGATGGAGA
Protein-coding sequences here:
- a CDS encoding SLC13 family permease, which codes for MSAELISILVLVVVFVIATTRSINMGALAFAAAFGVGELVADLDTDTIFAGFPGSLFVVLVGVTYLFAIGRANGTTDWLVHASVRLVRGRVVLIPWVMFVLTGALTAIGAVSPAAVAIVAPIALSFAAQYGISPLLMGAMVVHGAQGGGFSPISIYGSIVNGIVEKEKLPGNEITLFLASLFVNLAIAAVVFVLFGGLKLSRASVGDNRGSEDVGSGEGGGVGKDRAVDGGGGVSVRAEGGVSVRAEEALLLTPARIATLAGLVALVVAVLAFDLDAGLTAITVAVVLAACWPEDSRKAVGQIAWTTVLVICGVLTYVGVLQEMGTITWAGEGVGDIGVPLLAAVLLCYIGALISAFASSVGIMGALIPLAVPFLAQGEIGAVGMVAALAVSATVVDVSPFSTNGALVLASAPDVDRERFFRQLMVYGGIVVAVVPAVVWLVLVVPGWA
- a CDS encoding FadR/GntR family transcriptional regulator, whose translation is MTDALRPVEAKTRLYEQVLDRLRNYAVEGGLGAGDRLPPERDLAARLGVSRASVKQAIVVLEVQGLVEVRHGGGTYLVRDSLDVEPVERLVERRRRLPDVLDAREALETKLAELAAERRTQEDIDELRAALGVMGEEIDQGADGVEGDRRFHAAVTAAAHSGILAEFMRSIADQITESRHESLRQPGRPVRSLAQHMAIFDAIEAGQPRQAAAAMRRHVRTVAKVRLLDWDPEDDDS
- a CDS encoding MerR family transcriptional regulator, which codes for MLTIGAFARACRLSPKALRLYDELDLLRPAHVDPDTGYRYYAPEQLEQARLVAWLRRLGMPLARIRQVRAMEPPAAAQEIRAFWARVEAETATRRDLATFLVDHLSTPPRKDPHPMASTNLLELRYAARTDIGLVRTANQDTAYAGSRVLAVADGFGPGGAPAGAAAVEALKFLDAEPLTAGSVLNLLEDAVQGATQAVRDIAETEHEKTGDEKTDDVGTTLTAMVWTGSRLALVHIGDSRAYLLRDGELFLITHDHTLVQSLIDEGRLTPEEAATHPQRTLLVKALTRAPASPDLRLHDAQAGDRYLLCSDGLTRAVPENTIQHLLTTIGDPDATTAALIEAANANGGPDNVSCVVADVVRGGGGRMQVQ
- a CDS encoding ATP-grasp domain-containing protein; its protein translation is MVRIAIVTYDPRPETSKDRDLPVLVRELVAAGADAAGVFWDDPEVDWASFDLAVVRSTWDYSWRAEEFAGWLERCGKVTRVANPVGVLRWNMDKRYLGELAAAGVPTVPTSYLAPGDAPDLPDDREYVVKPTSGAGARYAARYTPEDRETAVRHLARMHAEGFTAMVQPYVGSIDVTGERALQFFGGRFLHASRKGAVLAAGTAYDDDKVAHPDLEVWTPTPAELAVAERALAAVPDNSGLLYARVDLVLGDDGEPRVMELELIEPNLFLDLHPDSVPVVVQAVLRAAVGR